In the genome of Megalops cyprinoides isolate fMegCyp1 chromosome 7, fMegCyp1.pri, whole genome shotgun sequence, one region contains:
- the LOC118781011 gene encoding coiled-coil domain-containing protein 114-like has product MPRGRSAVSIHSDSSEMDIDGIAETELAKLQRQFRIMEGDRQAYSVETQNLIRRQQQEIQKLQAEHEELRCSLQVSENRTQRLRDAEVTQSLRRMLEQRDELEEQLQREKQAAAQLDQEIFSMERKLAAQRREGSTVSPNQKPQSYQMQQACHTLENKLDRALTRFNKQLAKMGQLREELEILHVERNRFQQLYRKLGKELQEIHKDIGDIIEQSTSAYDARVEAQYKTVTLNEKAVKDLAQYSAEMQELERVIAHEHRLKTFMSTKNQERNDQEDSQDANRRQAMEEKEKRKTESGEESIATLEEAFSRIQNATGEEDLDTLVMKFIEVEDRNFALFNYVNEQNNEAETLRDQIAQIQQEMERSRQEGQRQEEVHAAVLRDIGVQQQETEAQAQEYEQRAAAVAKILDQLKTGVGSLFHKIGCDRSVIEDMLGSSTGIRDNDILTYLGLVEQRTNELLTIQSYLTSKDLDKDYDPEDIAQLLLGQSQQLPRQNISILPPSIGDNYDTDESPLTDEERPLTRNELQQKVMKGVLRKEKTIRPDVKASKISVVANNRQRLIEQ; this is encoded by the exons ATGCCCAGAGGAAGGTCAGCGGTCAGCATCCACTCTGACAGCAGTGAGATGGACATTGATGGAATcg CGGAGACAGAACTGGCCAAACTGCAGAGGCAGTTCCGCATCATGGAGGGAGACCGGCAGGCCTACAGCGTCGAGACGCAGAATCTGATCCgcaggcagca GCAGGAGATTCAGAAGCTGCAGGCGGAGCACGAGGAGCTGCGGTGCAGCCTGCAGGTGTCGGAGAACCGCACGCAGCGTCTGCGTGACGCGGAGGTGACGCAGAGTCTGCGCAGGATGCTGGAGCAGCGGGacgagctggaggagcagctgcagagggagaagcAGGCCGCTGCGCAGCTGGATCAGGAG ATTTTTAGCATGGAGAGGAAGCTGGCGGCCCAGAGGCGAGAGGGGAGTACGGTGAGCCCGAATCAAAAGCCCCAGTCCTACCAGATGCAGCAGGCCTGCCACACCCTGGAGAACAAGTTGGACAGG GCCCTCACACGCTTTAACAAGCAGCTCGCCAAGATGGGGCAACTGAGGGAGGAGTTGGAGATTCTGCACGTGGAGCGGAACAGATTTCAGCAGCTGTACCGCAAGCTGGGCAAG GAGCTGCAGGAAATCCACAAGGACATTGGGGACATAATTGAGCAGTCAACATCGGCCTATGATGCCAG GGTGGAGGCGCAGTACAAAACCGTGACGCTGAATGAGAAGGCCGTAAAGGACTTGGCACAGTACAGTGCCGAGATGCAGGAGCTGGAGCGGGTCATCGCCCACGAGCACCGCCTCAAAACCTTCATGAGCACCAAGAACCAGGAGAGGAACGACCAGGAGGACTCCCAGGACGCGAACCGAAGGCAAG CGatggaggagaaggaaaagaggaagactGAATCCGGGGAGGAGAGCATTGCCACCCTGGAGGAGGCTTTCAGCAGGATCCAGAATGCAACAGGAGAGGAAGATTTGGACACGCTGGTCATGAAGTTCATCGAGG TTGAAGACCGGAACTTTGCTCTGTTCAACTATGTTAATGAGCAGAACAATGAGGCCGAGACACTGCGGGACCAAATTGCCCAG ATTCAGCAGGAGATGGAGCGGTCACGCCAAGAGGGTCAGCGGCAGGAAGAGGTGCACGCTGCCGTGCTGCGGGACATCGGCGTGCAGCAGCAGGAGACCGAGGCCCAGGCGCAGGAGTACGAGCAGCGCGCTGCGGCCGTGGCCAAGATCCTGGACCAGCTGAAGACTG GAGTGGGCAGTCTGTTCCACAAGATCGGTTGCGATCGTTCTGTAATTGAGGACATGCTAGGCTCCTCCACCGGCATCAGAGACAACGACATCCTCACCTACCTGGGCCTGGTGGAGCAAAGAACCAATGAGCTGCTCACCATACAGTCTTACCTCACCTCCAAG GACCTTGACAAAGATTACGACCCCGAGGACATTGCCCAGCTCCTGTTAGGGCAGAGCCAGCAGCTTCCTCGACAGAACATTTCAATTCTGCCTCCCTCCATTGG GGACAACTATGACACGGATGAGTCTCCGCTCACTGATGAGGAACGACCTCTGACCCGGAACGAACTCCAGCAGAAGGTCATGAAGGGG GTCCTGCGGAAAGAAAAGACTATTCGACCAGATGTCAAAGCCTCCAAAATCAGTGTGGTAGCCAACAACCGCCAGCGCTTGATTGAGCAGTGA
- the zgc:154075 gene encoding uncharacterized protein zgc:154075, whose protein sequence is MASPVKVIVVGAGNRGETYAHFATLHPDRMRVVGVADPRIFARQKLQKEHHIVEENVCEDWRCVAERERFADAVFVCTPDRLHKDPAVALAKRGYHILLEKPMAVTAEDCAEIVAACVQNSVMLTVCHVLRYDPTIHKIKELIDRGAIGDVIHIQHLEPVGFYHFAHSFVRGNWRNEAESSFALLAKSCHDLDLIHHWAGGRRCIKVSSFGSLSHFTKEHKPPGAAERCLDCPVEGACPYSACKIYLDRVKKGWVGWPVSVVCSNSVPDIESVTHSLRTGPYGRCVYQCDNDVCSNQVVNMEFEGGLTAAFTMVAFTEQLCQRKTVIYGSKGELSYDRDGVRVFDFLTQKAMEHTADSAVPAVFGMGGHGAADYHLVDTFISAVASGDPSLIRSGPEETLMSHRLVFEAERARRESRVIFCGQTNRTE, encoded by the exons ATGGCGTCACCTGTGAAGGTCATCGTGGTGGGAGCTGGGAACCGTGGAGAGACCTACGCGCACTTTGCCACCCTCCATCCTGACCGTATGCGG GTTGTTGGGGTGGCAGATCCCAGGATCTTTGCCCGTCAAAAACTACAGAAAGAGCACCACATAGTAGAGGAGAACGTGTGTGAAG ACTGGCGCTGTGTTGCAGAAAGGGAGAGGTTTGCAGATGCGGTGTTTGTCTGCACTCCTGACCGGCTGCATAAG GACCCCGCGGTGGCGCTGGCAAAGCGGGGCTACCATATCCTGCTGGAGAAGCCAATGGCC GTGACTGCTGAAGACTGTGCAGAAATTGTGGCGGCTTGCGTTCAGAACTCTGTGATGCTGACGGTGTGCCATGTGCTCCGATACGACCCCACCATCCACAAGATTAAA GAGCTGATTGACAGGGGAGCGATAGGGGATGTGATCCACATTCAGCACTTGGAACCG GTGGGATTTTATCATTTTGCTCACTCTTTTGTTCGAGGGAATTGGCGGAATGAAGCAGAGAGTTCATTCGCCCTTTTGGCCAAGTCCTGCCACGATCTGGACCTCATTCATCACTGGGCAGGTGGTCGCAG GTGCATAAAGGTCTCGTCATTTGGCTCCCTGAGCCACTTCACCAAAGAACACAAG CCCCCAGGAGCTGCAGAGCGCTGCTTAGACTGTCCAGTAGAGGGAGCCTGTCCATACTCTGCATGCAAGATCTACCTGGACAGAGTAAAAAAG ggttGGGTGGGCTGGCCGGTGTCGGTAGTGTGCTCCAACTCTGTCCCTGACATCGAGTCAGTGACGCACTCCCTGCGCACGGGTCCCTACGGCCGCTGCGTCTACCAGTGTGACAATGACGTCTGCTCCAACCAG GTTGTGAACATGGAGTTCGAAGGGGGTCTCACTGCTGCCTTCACCATGGTGGCAttcacagagcagctgtgtcAGCGCAAGACCGTCATCTATGGGAGCAAG ggggagctctCCTACGACAGAGATGGGGTTCGAGTGTTTGACTTCCTCACCCAAAAGGCCATGGAGCACACAGCGGATTCTGCGGTGCCTGCGGTCTTTGGCATGGGAGGCCATGGAGCGGCTGATTATCACTTGGTGGACACTTTCATCTCTGCTGTTGCA AGTGGAGATCCTTCCTTGATTCGCTCAGGCCCGGAAGAGACTCTAATGAGTCACAGGCTGGTGTTTGAGGCAGAACGCGCCCGTCGGGAGAGCCGGGTCATTTTCTGTGGCCAGACGAACAGAACAGAGTGA